Proteins from one Malaya genurostris strain Urasoe2022 chromosome 2, Malgen_1.1, whole genome shotgun sequence genomic window:
- the LOC131433042 gene encoding coagulation factor IX-like, translating to MSLRYFLLFVLLRSTSGSLPNTRIFGGQRVEPGELPHTVLIRLNRQADQGERLFCGTILTERWILTAAHPLQNDVHRPEAFEVIAGKHDLQSRDLKEQSRSVREVIKHPEHTSFVLGLHDVALLVLAEPLEFTDSAQPIAVDISADYPNGVGTVTGYGTLLQNGKQTNFLMKLSVNILPIETCTSAHQSWNPSIICTDPGTCEGDSGSPLVQWRNDRWVQVGLMSFGEQCVYYGVPTYYTFVSQYVSWINETMLTAKTDDTDGASSLRVGLLLAAIILITFSVFN from the exons ATGTCTCTACGGTACTTTCTACTATTCGTTCTCCTTCGGAGTACATCCGGTAGCCTTCCCAACACTCGAATCTTTGGTGGTCAAAGAGTTGAACCGGGCGAACTACCACATACCGTGCTGATTCGTCTGAACCGACAAGCTGACCAAGGTGAGCGTTTGTTCTGTGGCACGATCCTAACGGAACGATGGATCTTGACGGCTGCGCATCCGTTACAAAATGATGTCCACCGTCCGGAAGCATTCGAGGTGATCGCCGGAAAGCACGATCTTCAATCTCGGGACCTCAAGGAACAATCCAGATCGGTAAGAGAAGTGATTAAACACCCGGAACATACGAGCTTTGTCCTTGGACTACACGATGTTGCCCTGCTTGTTCTAGCAGAACCACTGGAGTTCACCGATAGTGCACAACCTATCGCAGTCGACATCAGTGCGGATTACCCGAACGGAGTTGGCACAGTCACGGGTTATGGAACACTTTTGCAAAACGGAAAGCAAACTAATTTTCTTATG AAACTGTCAGTGAATATTCTCCCAATCGAAACTTGTACTAGCGCTCATCAGTCCTGGAATCCGTCTATCATCTGTACCGATCCAGGAACGTGCGAAGGAGATTCCGGATCGCCACTGGTACAGTGGCGAAATGACCGTTGGGTTCAGGTTGGATTGATGTCGTTTGGAGAACAGTGTGTCTACTATGGAGTGCCAACGTACTACACCTTCGTATCGCAATATGTCAGTTGGATCAACGAAACCATGCTGACGGCTAAAACCGATGACACCGACGGAGCTAGTTCGCTTAGAGTTGGCTTATTGCTTgctgcaataattttgataacgTTTTCAGTGTTCAATTAA
- the LOC131432287 gene encoding trypsin-3-like, with product MVSILWACCLISCVISYAHAEPDPSEDKIVGGMVANRHEFPYQISLQWNLGPNITRRPIHFCGGSLLNRNWIVTAAHCRVRYTKRGWIEAVAGEHDTTRDEGDEQRRRIVKFNIHPRYCGGVCPFDIGLIQVDKPFEMNENVSTIALPKQYQQFSGNCTASGWGSTSTTERPMYPDKLRKAVLPIVDFKTCYKYWFQEGSPDVLSNTCAGPEDGSRSVCSGDSGGPLTQFDEKRGKSVLVGVASWGTIPCGMEKKPAVFTTVPNFVEWIKENMR from the exons ATGGTATCGATTTTATGGGCATGTTGTTTGATTAGTTGTGTGATTTCCTACG CTCATGCCGAACCGGATCCCAGTGAGGATAAAATCGTCGGTGGTATGGTTGCCAATCGCCACGAGTTCCCCTACCAAATATCGCTTCAGTGGAACCTAGGTCCCAACATCACCCGACGGCCAATTCACTTCTGCGGTGGGTCTCTGCTCAATCGGAACTGGATCGTAACGGCTGCCCACTGCCGAGTGCGCTATACAAAACGTGGCTGGATTGAAGCGGTGGCAGGAGAACACGACACCACGCGGGATGAGGGTGACGAACAAAGAAGACGCATTGTCAAGTTCAACATTCATCCAAGGTACTGCGGCGGCGTTTGTCCGTTCGATATTGGACTGATTCAGGTTGATAAACCATTCGAAATGAACGAGAATGTTTCGACAATCGCCCTTCCGAAACAGTATCAACAGTTCTCTGGCAATTGTACCGCTTCCGGGTGGGGTTCTACGTCTACAACCGAGCGGCCAATGTATCCGGATAAACTACGG AAAGCAGTTTTACCGATAGTAGACTTCAAAACGTGCTACAAATACTGGTTTCAGGAAGGTTCACCGGATGTGCTTTCTAACACTTGTGCCggaccggaagacggatcccgTAGCGTTTGTTCCGGTGACTCCGGTGGCCCGTTGACGCAGTTTGACGAAAAACGCGGCAAATCTGTCCTCGTGGGAGTCGCGTCCTGGGGAACAATCCCGTGCGGCATGGAAAAGAAACCGGCCGTTTTTACGACGGTACCGAATTTCGTAGAGTGGATCAAGGAGAATATGAGATAG